In the genome of Xanthobacteraceae bacterium, one region contains:
- the hisB gene encoding imidazoleglycerol-phosphate dehydratase HisB: protein MRTGEIARKTKETEISVKVNLDGKGSSEIATGIGFFDHMLDLLARHSRIDMAVKAKGDLHIDYHHTTEDVGIVLGQAVKKALGDMRGIARYASLYMPMDETLTRVAIDVSGRPVLVFKVAFPRDKIGEFDCDLVREFFQAFAMNAGVTLHVETLYGDNAHHVAESCFKGLARALRIAFSIDPAAATEIPSTKGSLGA, encoded by the coding sequence ATGCGTACCGGCGAAATCGCCCGCAAAACCAAGGAAACCGAAATTTCGGTGAAGGTTAATCTCGACGGCAAAGGCTCGAGCGAGATTGCGACCGGCATCGGCTTTTTCGACCACATGCTCGACCTGCTGGCGCGGCACTCGCGCATCGACATGGCGGTCAAGGCCAAGGGCGACCTGCACATCGACTATCACCACACGACCGAGGATGTCGGCATCGTGCTTGGTCAGGCGGTGAAGAAGGCGCTCGGCGACATGCGCGGCATCGCGCGCTATGCGAGCCTCTATATGCCGATGGACGAGACGCTGACCCGCGTCGCCATCGACGTTTCCGGCCGCCCGGTGCTGGTGTTCAAGGTCGCCTTCCCGCGCGACAAGATCGGCGAGTTCGATTGCGACCTCGTGCGCGAATTTTTTCAGGCCTTCGCGATGAACGCGGGCGTGACGCTGCATGTCGAGACGCTTTACGGCGACAACGCGCACCACGTCGCGGAAAGCTGCTTCAAGGGTCTGGCGCGGGCGCTCAGGATCGCGTTTTCGATCGATCCCGCGGCCGCCACGGAAATTCCATCGACCAAGGGTAGCTTGGGCGCTTAA
- a CDS encoding GNAT family N-acetyltransferase: protein MAIHELLADPVVVESGKDRTMIRLEEASTSRILFPRLRAYGGIRVRGAKSGITEPLARAGALEVRLANKAHEVRSAQRLRYNVFYKEMQAIPDKTTLLARRDMDAFDPICDHLNVVDHEWPRSVFGLLRPRVVGTYRLLRQEIAARHGGFYTQSEFDVASLITRRPDLRFLELGRSCVLPPYRTKRTVELLWHGISHYVAQHRCDVLIGCASLEGTNPDKLATQLSFLHHFARAPEQWRAQALPSRHVEMNRMPVHAINKKQALRELPPLVKGYLRLGAFIGDGAVIDHQFGTTDVLIVLPMAGINARYMDKFGVSNETPEPKLAA from the coding sequence ATGGCGATTCACGAATTGCTTGCCGATCCAGTCGTTGTCGAGTCGGGGAAAGATCGAACGATGATCCGTCTGGAAGAAGCCTCCACCTCCCGCATCCTGTTCCCACGCCTGCGCGCCTATGGCGGCATCCGCGTGCGCGGAGCAAAGAGCGGAATCACGGAACCACTGGCGCGCGCCGGCGCGCTCGAAGTGCGACTCGCGAACAAGGCGCATGAAGTGCGCAGCGCGCAGCGGCTTCGCTATAACGTCTTCTACAAGGAAATGCAGGCGATCCCCGACAAGACCACGCTGCTTGCGCGGCGTGACATGGACGCTTTCGATCCTATCTGCGACCACCTGAACGTGGTCGATCACGAATGGCCGCGCAGCGTATTCGGCCTGCTCCGCCCGCGCGTGGTCGGCACCTACCGGCTGCTGCGTCAGGAAATCGCCGCGCGGCACGGCGGCTTTTACACGCAATCCGAATTCGACGTGGCCTCGCTGATTACGCGACGCCCCGATCTTCGTTTCCTTGAGCTGGGCCGCTCCTGCGTGCTGCCGCCCTATCGCACCAAGCGCACGGTCGAACTGCTCTGGCACGGCATCTCGCATTACGTCGCGCAGCACCGCTGCGACGTACTGATCGGCTGCGCGAGCCTTGAGGGCACGAACCCGGACAAGCTGGCGACCCAGCTTTCGTTCCTGCATCACTTCGCGCGTGCGCCGGAACAGTGGCGCGCGCAAGCGCTGCCTTCGCGCCATGTCGAGATGAACCGCATGCCGGTGCATGCCATCAACAAAAAGCAGGCGCTTCGCGAATTGCCGCCGCTGGTGAAAGGCTATCTCCGCCTCGGCGCGTTCATCGGCGACGGCGCGGTGATCGACCATCAGTTCGGCACGACCGATGTGCTGATCGTGCTGCCGATGGCGGGCATCAATGCGCGCTACATGGACAAGTTCGGCGTCTCCAACGAGACGCCCGAGCCGAAACTCGCAGCCTGA
- the hisF gene encoding imidazole glycerol phosphate synthase subunit HisF yields the protein MFKVRLIPCLDVKDGRVVKGVKFVNLRDAGDPVEAAKAYDAAGADELCFLDITASHEGRGTLLDIVQRTAEACFMPLTVGGGVRTVEDVRVLLASGADKVSINTAAVNRRAFVGEAAEKFGEQCVVVAIDAKKVSKDGEPPRWEIFTHGGRNPTGLDAVEYAREVVSLGAGEILLTSMDRDGTKIGYDVPLTRAIADAVQVPVIASGGVGNLDHLVEGIRDGHATAALAASIFHFGEFTIRQAKEHMARAGLPVRLDA from the coding sequence ATGTTCAAGGTCCGCCTCATTCCCTGCCTCGACGTGAAGGATGGTCGAGTCGTCAAAGGCGTGAAGTTCGTGAACCTGCGCGACGCCGGCGATCCGGTGGAAGCCGCGAAAGCCTATGACGCGGCAGGCGCGGACGAGCTTTGTTTCCTCGACATCACCGCAAGCCATGAAGGGCGCGGCACGCTCCTCGATATCGTGCAGCGCACGGCGGAGGCCTGCTTCATGCCCCTCACCGTGGGCGGCGGCGTGCGCACCGTAGAAGACGTACGCGTGCTGCTCGCGTCCGGCGCCGACAAAGTTTCTATCAATACAGCCGCAGTAAATCGCCGCGCGTTTGTCGGCGAGGCGGCCGAGAAATTCGGCGAGCAATGCGTCGTCGTTGCCATCGACGCGAAGAAAGTGTCGAAGGATGGCGAGCCGCCGCGCTGGGAAATCTTCACCCATGGCGGGCGTAATCCGACCGGGCTGGATGCGGTCGAATATGCGCGTGAAGTGGTCTCGTTGGGCGCCGGTGAAATTCTGCTGACCTCGATGGATCGCGACGGCACCAAGATCGGCTACGATGTGCCGCTGACCCGCGCGATTGCCGATGCGGTGCAGGTCCCGGTGATCGCTTCCGGCGGCGTTGGCAATCTCGACCATCTGGTCGAGGGAATCCGCGACGGCCACGCGACTGCGGCCCTTGCCGCCTCGATCTTTCACTTCGGCGAATTCACCATACGGCAGGCCAAGGAACACATGGCCCGCGCCGGACTTCCCGTGCGCCTCGACGCCTGA
- a CDS encoding phosphoribosyl-ATP diphosphatase, translating to MANFTLDDLAKIIASRAQESAEKSYTRKLLDAGVEKCAKKLGEEATETVIAAAAGTREQVIAESGDLLYHLLVVLKARGVELNEIYAELERRTAQSGLEEKASRSK from the coding sequence ATGGCGAACTTCACGCTCGACGACCTCGCGAAAATCATCGCTTCCCGCGCGCAAGAAAGCGCGGAGAAGTCGTATACGCGCAAGCTGCTGGATGCCGGCGTGGAGAAGTGCGCGAAGAAGCTGGGCGAGGAAGCGACCGAAACCGTGATCGCCGCGGCCGCCGGCACGCGCGAGCAAGTGATCGCGGAGAGCGGCGATTTGCTATATCATCTCCTTGTGGTCTTGAAGGCGCGCGGCGTCGAACTGAACGAAATCTATGCGGAGCTGGAACGGCGCACCGCGCAATCCGGCCTCGAAGAAAAAGCGTCGCGCAGCAAGTAA
- a CDS encoding YifB family Mg chelatase-like AAA ATPase: MVQRVATVAFEGVEARPIDVQVQVAPGLPAFNIVGLPDKAVSEARERVRAALIASGLALPAKRITINLAPADLPKEGSHYDLPIALGLMAAIGAVPSDAAQGFMVVGELGLDGSLAPVSGVLPAAVAANGRELGLICPAACGAEAAWASPEMEIVAPRSLLQLVNHLRGKQVLQRPAPKIREFGDSPLDLRDIKGQESAKRALEIAAAGGHNLLMAGPPGSGKSMLAARLPTILPPLSPSELLEVSMIASIAGAIEGGALTNRRPFRNPHHSASMAAMVGGGLRAKPGEVSLAHLGVLFLDEFPEFSPQVLDSLRQPLESGDAVIARANHRVTYPARFQLVAAMNPCRCGHATEPGFTCKRGPNTRCAAEYQSRVSGPLLDRIDLHIEVPAVSAADLVLPAPAEGSREVAARVATARAIAMARFKSLGREDLRTNAEADANLVERLAAPDAAGLALLRDAADLMRLSARGYHRVLKVARTIADLGGAETVGRPHLAEALAYRAAHDRIALAA; this comes from the coding sequence CGTGGAAGCGCGGCCCATCGACGTGCAGGTGCAAGTCGCGCCGGGCCTGCCCGCATTCAATATCGTCGGCCTTCCCGACAAAGCGGTTTCCGAAGCGCGCGAACGGGTGCGCGCGGCACTGATTGCATCCGGCCTCGCGCTGCCTGCGAAGCGCATCACCATTAATCTCGCGCCCGCCGATTTGCCGAAGGAAGGCAGCCACTACGACCTGCCGATCGCGCTTGGGCTGATGGCCGCGATCGGCGCGGTTCCGTCCGATGCCGCGCAGGGCTTCATGGTGGTCGGCGAGCTTGGCCTCGACGGTTCGCTCGCGCCGGTGTCCGGCGTGCTGCCCGCGGCGGTCGCCGCCAATGGCCGCGAGCTTGGCTTGATCTGCCCTGCTGCCTGCGGCGCGGAAGCGGCGTGGGCTTCGCCGGAAATGGAAATCGTCGCGCCGCGTTCGCTCCTGCAACTCGTCAATCATTTGCGCGGCAAGCAGGTGTTGCAGCGGCCCGCGCCGAAGATCCGCGAGTTCGGCGACAGCCCGCTCGACCTTCGCGACATCAAGGGACAGGAAAGTGCGAAGCGCGCTTTGGAAATCGCGGCCGCAGGCGGACATAATTTGCTGATGGCGGGACCGCCGGGTTCGGGCAAATCAATGCTGGCCGCGCGGCTACCGACAATCCTGCCTCCGCTCTCGCCGTCCGAACTGCTCGAAGTCTCGATGATCGCGTCCATTGCCGGCGCAATCGAAGGCGGCGCGCTCACCAATCGCCGTCCGTTCCGCAATCCGCATCACTCGGCGAGCATGGCGGCGATGGTCGGCGGCGGCTTGCGCGCGAAGCCCGGCGAAGTCTCGCTGGCGCATCTCGGCGTGCTCTTTCTCGACGAATTTCCGGAATTCTCGCCGCAGGTGCTCGACTCGCTGCGGCAACCCCTGGAGAGCGGCGACGCCGTGATCGCGCGCGCGAACCATCGCGTGACCTATCCCGCGCGCTTCCAGCTTGTCGCCGCGATGAACCCCTGCCGTTGCGGCCACGCGACCGAACCCGGCTTCACCTGCAAGCGCGGACCGAACACGCGCTGCGCGGCGGAGTATCAGTCGCGCGTTTCGGGTCCGCTGCTCGACCGCATCGACCTGCATATCGAAGTGCCCGCGGTCTCCGCCGCGGATCTTGTATTGCCCGCGCCGGCGGAAGGCAGCCGCGAAGTCGCAGCGCGCGTGGCCACTGCGCGCGCAATCGCCATGGCCCGCTTCAAATCGCTCGGCCGCGAAGACCTCCGCACCAACGCGGAAGCCGACGCCAATCTGGTCGAGCGGCTCGCCGCGCCGGACGCCGCCGGTCTCGCGCTGCTGCGCGACGCCGCGGACTTAATGCGGTTGTCAGCGCGCGGGTATCATCGCGTGCTGAAGGTCGCGCGCACCATCGCCGATCTCGGCGGCGCGGAAACCGTGGGCCGCCCACACCTTGCGGAAGCACTCGCATACCGTGCCGCGCATGATCGCATCGCGCTTGCGGCGTAG
- the hisH gene encoding imidazole glycerol phosphate synthase subunit HisH, which produces MTVAVIDYGSGNLHSAAKALERAAREGGTNAQIMVTNDPDVVRKAERVVLPGVGAFADCKRGLDEVPGMVEALTEAVKKDGKPFFGICVGMQLLAERGLEHGVTEGLGWVRGEVDRIAPSDPSLKIPHMGWNTLNEQRKHPLFDGVALGPKGLHAYFVHSYHLKPADRADLVAEADYAGAITAAVARDNIAGSQFHPEKSQKLGLALLANFLRWKP; this is translated from the coding sequence ATGACGGTCGCTGTAATCGATTACGGCTCCGGCAACCTGCACTCGGCGGCGAAGGCGCTGGAACGCGCCGCGCGTGAAGGCGGCACCAACGCGCAGATCATGGTGACGAACGATCCCGATGTGGTGCGCAAGGCGGAGCGCGTCGTGCTGCCCGGCGTCGGTGCGTTTGCCGATTGCAAGCGCGGCCTCGACGAAGTGCCGGGCATGGTCGAGGCGCTCACCGAAGCGGTGAAGAAGGACGGCAAGCCGTTCTTCGGCATCTGCGTCGGCATGCAATTGCTCGCCGAGCGCGGTCTGGAGCATGGCGTGACGGAAGGCCTCGGCTGGGTACGCGGCGAAGTGGATCGCATCGCGCCTTCCGACCCTTCGCTGAAAATCCCGCACATGGGCTGGAACACGCTGAACGAGCAGCGCAAGCATCCGCTGTTCGACGGCGTTGCGCTTGGTCCCAAAGGGCTGCACGCTTACTTCGTGCACTCGTATCACCTGAAACCCGCTGACCGCGCCGACCTCGTCGCCGAAGCCGACTATGCCGGCGCGATCACGGCGGCGGTCGCGCGCGACAACATTGCCGGCTCGCAATTTCATCCCGAGAAAAGCCAGAAGCTCGGACTTGCCCTGCTCGCAAACTTTCTGCGGTGGAAACCGTGA
- the coaA gene encoding type I pantothenate kinase yields the protein MEQRVEDEISPYLTFSREEWAARRANTPMTLTQDEIVHLQALNDRLSMKEVEEIYLPISRLLSLYVEAAQDLFNGQQKFLGESGAKMPYIIGIAGSVAVGKSTTARVLQALLARWPNMPKVELLTTDGFLYPNAVLEKEKLMERKGFPESYDLPALLRFLHDVKAGRRKVRAPIYSHVSYDVLPGESIEVDRPDILIVEGLNVLQTGRPPKDGKAIPYVSDFFDFSVYIDAEEPVLEKWYVNRFRALRSTAFRDPLSYFHRYSQVTDKEAAEIALGIWTRINLVNLRENILPTRQRASLILSKGEDHRIEAVALRKL from the coding sequence ATGGAACAGCGCGTCGAAGACGAAATCTCCCCCTATCTCACTTTCTCAAGAGAAGAGTGGGCCGCGCGGCGCGCCAACACGCCGATGACGCTCACGCAGGACGAGATCGTTCATCTGCAGGCGCTGAACGACCGCCTGTCGATGAAAGAGGTCGAGGAGATTTATCTTCCCATCTCGCGCCTGCTCTCGCTCTATGTCGAAGCGGCACAGGATCTCTTCAACGGCCAGCAGAAATTCCTCGGCGAGTCCGGTGCGAAGATGCCCTACATCATCGGCATCGCCGGATCTGTCGCGGTCGGCAAATCGACCACCGCGCGCGTGCTGCAGGCATTGCTTGCGCGCTGGCCGAACATGCCGAAGGTCGAGCTGCTCACCACCGACGGTTTTCTCTATCCGAACGCGGTGCTCGAAAAAGAAAAGCTGATGGAGCGCAAGGGTTTTCCGGAAAGCTATGACCTGCCCGCGCTGCTACGCTTCCTGCACGACGTGAAAGCAGGCCGCCGCAAGGTGCGCGCGCCGATCTATAGCCACGTCTCCTACGACGTGCTGCCCGGCGAAAGCATCGAGGTCGATCGTCCTGATATTCTCATCGTGGAAGGGTTGAACGTGCTGCAAACGGGACGCCCGCCGAAGGACGGCAAGGCGATTCCTTACGTCTCCGATTTCTTCGACTTCTCGGTCTACATCGACGCCGAGGAGCCGGTGCTGGAGAAGTGGTACGTCAACCGCTTCCGCGCGCTGCGCTCGACTGCGTTCCGTGATCCGCTCTCCTACTTCCACCGCTACTCGCAGGTGACGGACAAAGAGGCGGCGGAAATCGCGCTCGGAATCTGGACCCGGATCAATCTGGTGAACCTGCGTGAGAACATCCTGCCCACGCGCCAGCGCGCCAGCCTGATTCTCAGCAAGGGCGAAGATCACCGCATCGAAGCGGTCGCGCTGCGAAAACTTTAA
- the hslV gene encoding ATP-dependent protease subunit HslV — translation MSTPHKPDIFYATTIVTVRKGGQVAIAGDGQVSFGNTIMKSNAKKVRRLSGGDVISGFAGATADALTLFDRLEAKLEQHKGQLARACVELAKDWRTDRYLRRLEAMMLVADKDISLLIAGTGDVLEPENGIAAIGSGGPYALSAARALADSSHSAEEIARRALDIAADICIYTNRNVTIETIG, via the coding sequence ATGAGTACCCCCCATAAACCCGATATTTTCTACGCCACGACCATCGTGACGGTCCGCAAGGGCGGCCAGGTCGCGATTGCGGGCGACGGCCAGGTTTCGTTCGGCAACACCATCATGAAGTCGAACGCCAAGAAGGTCCGGCGCCTTTCCGGCGGCGACGTCATCAGCGGTTTCGCGGGCGCGACCGCCGACGCGCTGACCCTGTTCGACCGGCTGGAAGCCAAGCTGGAGCAGCACAAGGGCCAGCTTGCCCGCGCCTGCGTCGAACTGGCGAAGGACTGGCGCACCGACCGCTACCTGCGCCGGCTGGAAGCGATGATGCTGGTCGCCGACAAGGACATTTCGCTCCTCATCGCAGGCACCGGCGACGTGCTGGAGCCGGAGAACGGCATCGCCGCCATCGGCTCCGGCGGACCCTATGCGTTGTCCGCCGCGCGCGCGCTGGCGGATTCCTCGCACAGCGCCGAGGAGATCGCGCGCCGCGCGCTCGATATCGCCGCCGACATCTGCATCTACACGAACCGCAACGTCACCATCGAGACCATCGGATGA
- a CDS encoding DUF2628 domain-containing protein, whose protein sequence is MATFLVFEPKDGARTQEAAERVVFVREKFSWPAFIFTPFWLLRWKLWFGFLLWLVAFLSVTVLGARLGYGPWGAVAASIFPSLYFALDAANLRTRKLLRSGYREAAIIDAKNVDAAERHFFESWQSSTTAEPSVPPLKTDYPYPPQSAPVVQPQIKTASTESGVIGLFPNPGAR, encoded by the coding sequence GTGGCCACGTTTCTCGTTTTCGAACCCAAAGACGGCGCGCGCACGCAGGAAGCGGCGGAGCGCGTCGTGTTCGTGCGCGAGAAGTTTTCGTGGCCAGCCTTCATCTTCACGCCGTTCTGGCTGCTGCGCTGGAAACTCTGGTTCGGCTTCCTCCTATGGCTGGTCGCGTTTCTTAGCGTAACCGTGCTTGGCGCGCGTCTGGGTTACGGGCCTTGGGGCGCGGTTGCAGCGTCGATCTTCCCGTCGCTTTACTTCGCGCTCGATGCCGCGAACCTGCGGACACGGAAACTGCTGCGCAGCGGCTATCGCGAAGCCGCTATCATCGACGCGAAAAACGTGGATGCTGCCGAGCGGCATTTCTTCGAGTCGTGGCAATCTTCCACAACGGCGGAGCCATCCGTGCCGCCGCTAAAGACCGACTATCCGTATCCGCCGCAAAGCGCGCCTGTCGTGCAGCCGCAAATCAAAACGGCTTCGACCGAAAGCGGCGTCATCGGCCTGTTCCCCAATCCGGGCGCGCGATGA
- the hisA gene encoding 1-(5-phosphoribosyl)-5-[(5-phosphoribosylamino)methylideneamino]imidazole-4-carboxamide isomerase — translation METVILFPAIDLKNGEAVRLQQGDMARATVFNSNPAKQAKLFEEQGFGWLHLVDLDGAFAGKPVNALAVAQILKTVKMPVQLGGGIRNMKTVEAWLSEGISRVIIGTAAVREPAFVKEAARKYPGKIAIGIDARGGKVAIHGWAEETQLEAVEVAKLFEGAGVAALIYTDVERDGMLQGLNLDSTIALAEAVSIPVIASGGFASINDVRALLEPKAKKLAGAIAGRALYDGRIDPKKALALLKSA, via the coding sequence GTGGAAACCGTGATCCTCTTTCCCGCCATCGACCTGAAGAACGGCGAAGCAGTGCGCCTGCAACAAGGCGACATGGCGCGCGCGACGGTGTTCAACTCCAATCCCGCGAAGCAGGCGAAGCTGTTCGAGGAACAGGGCTTCGGATGGCTGCACCTTGTCGATCTTGACGGCGCTTTCGCGGGCAAACCCGTGAACGCACTCGCGGTCGCGCAGATTCTAAAGACCGTGAAAATGCCGGTGCAGCTCGGTGGCGGCATCCGCAACATGAAAACGGTGGAAGCCTGGCTGAGCGAAGGCATCTCCCGCGTCATCATCGGGACCGCGGCGGTGCGCGAACCGGCGTTCGTGAAGGAAGCCGCGCGCAAATATCCGGGCAAGATCGCCATCGGCATCGACGCACGCGGCGGCAAGGTCGCGATTCACGGCTGGGCCGAGGAAACGCAGCTTGAAGCCGTCGAAGTCGCAAAACTGTTCGAGGGCGCGGGCGTCGCCGCGCTGATCTATACCGATGTCGAGCGCGACGGCATGTTGCAGGGTCTCAACCTCGACTCCACCATTGCGTTGGCGGAAGCGGTTTCGATTCCGGTGATTGCGTCGGGCGGCTTCGCGTCCATCAATGACGTGCGTGCGCTGCTGGAGCCGAAAGCGAAAAAGCTCGCGGGCGCGATCGCGGGGCGCGCGCTCTACGACGGACGCATCGACCCGAAAAAAGCGCTCGCACTCCTGAAAAGCGCGTAA
- a CDS encoding response regulator encodes MSKEIRVLTPSAFRSSLVIVAASLAGTVLLPAAAQAQELALSDSELGWLALGGMIAGAIGIVFGVLNRRSLALKEKVQRLESEIESRDDRIWTLEERNAHLTALADGQGDLVIREDEHGRITHANWAVCYLLGKELNEMLGRPLRFDALETGATSYLPDGGRAYDQQIVMPEGPRWIAWKEITVRDASGHVEIQRTGRDITARVQTERVLNDAREQAEAASRAKSRFLAVVSHEVRTPLNGILGMTQLLLDTALSPEQLTYANAVKSSGDALLGLIEEILDFSKIEAGRIDLDAAPFDLRELVTDVVELLSPRVQARGTEIAACFDERLPKIVTGDAARLRQVLLNLAGNAVKFTETGGVAVEVELREHRVRFSVRDTGPGIDSDAQARIFQEFEQGDATLARRHGGTGLGLAIASRIVERMGGEIALVSGKNGGTTFYFSIELPAVDETHEALPNLEGADVLLLSPSPIVGPMLAQQLAQWNTRVAIGDSRELAEALLSERDWTHVIVDRAFGFETASALGELARHHAQHCHVLLAPANRGEIAAFANKGVSSYLIKPVRPHSLAARLASPDTPPAAETATEMQDSASRGNLSILVAEDNDINALLVQALLARMGHRVTVVSDGAVAVNAVASAHTMNAAYDLVLMDLHLPGMDGLEAARRIRALGDPAGRIPVVALTANAFEEDRAAALAAGMNGFVVKPVERRGLEAAIREACGMSAEAVESAA; translated from the coding sequence GTGTCGAAGGAAATCCGCGTGCTGACCCCTTCCGCGTTCCGTTCCTCTCTTGTCATTGTGGCCGCCTCGCTCGCGGGTACGGTGCTGTTGCCTGCGGCAGCGCAGGCACAAGAACTCGCGCTTAGCGACAGCGAGCTTGGCTGGCTCGCGCTCGGCGGCATGATCGCGGGGGCCATCGGCATCGTGTTTGGCGTACTGAACCGCCGTTCGCTCGCGCTGAAAGAAAAAGTGCAGCGGTTGGAAAGCGAGATCGAATCGCGCGACGACCGCATCTGGACGCTGGAAGAACGCAACGCACATCTCACCGCGCTTGCCGACGGACAGGGCGATCTTGTCATCCGCGAGGACGAGCACGGCCGCATTACTCACGCGAACTGGGCGGTCTGCTACCTGCTCGGCAAGGAATTGAACGAAATGCTCGGCCGGCCGCTGCGGTTCGACGCGCTTGAAACCGGAGCAACCTCCTACCTGCCCGATGGCGGACGCGCCTATGACCAGCAGATCGTCATGCCGGAAGGCCCGCGCTGGATTGCGTGGAAAGAGATCACGGTGCGCGACGCTTCTGGTCACGTCGAAATCCAGCGCACGGGCCGTGACATCACCGCTCGCGTGCAGACCGAACGCGTACTGAACGATGCGCGCGAACAGGCAGAAGCGGCGAGCCGGGCGAAATCGCGTTTTCTCGCGGTGGTCAGCCATGAAGTGCGCACGCCACTGAACGGCATTCTCGGCATGACGCAACTCCTGCTCGACACCGCGCTGTCGCCGGAACAGCTCACCTATGCCAACGCCGTGAAATCTTCCGGCGACGCGCTGCTCGGTCTGATCGAGGAGATTCTCGACTTCTCCAAGATCGAAGCGGGTCGCATCGACCTTGATGCCGCGCCGTTCGATCTGCGCGAACTCGTAACCGACGTGGTCGAACTGCTCAGCCCGCGCGTACAGGCGCGCGGCACCGAAATCGCCGCGTGTTTCGACGAGCGGCTGCCGAAGATTGTCACCGGCGATGCCGCGCGGCTGCGCCAGGTGTTGCTGAACCTCGCAGGCAATGCCGTGAAATTCACCGAAACCGGCGGTGTCGCCGTGGAAGTGGAATTGCGCGAGCATCGCGTGCGCTTCTCGGTGCGCGATACCGGACCGGGAATTGATTCCGACGCACAGGCGCGCATTTTTCAGGAATTCGAACAGGGCGACGCCACGCTCGCGCGCCGTCATGGCGGCACCGGGCTCGGTCTCGCCATCGCCTCGCGGATCGTGGAACGTATGGGCGGCGAGATCGCACTGGTCAGCGGCAAGAACGGCGGAACGACGTTCTACTTCTCCATCGAACTGCCCGCAGTGGATGAAACGCACGAAGCGTTGCCAAATCTCGAAGGCGCGGATGTACTTCTGCTTTCGCCATCGCCCATCGTCGGGCCAATGCTGGCGCAGCAGCTCGCACAGTGGAATACGCGCGTTGCGATCGGCGATAGCCGCGAACTCGCGGAAGCGCTGCTAAGCGAACGCGACTGGACGCATGTCATCGTGGATCGCGCATTCGGTTTTGAAACTGCGTCGGCACTCGGCGAACTTGCGCGTCATCACGCGCAGCATTGTCACGTCCTGCTTGCGCCCGCGAACCGCGGCGAGATCGCGGCCTTCGCGAACAAGGGTGTCTCGAGCTATCTCATCAAGCCCGTGCGTCCGCATTCGCTGGCCGCACGTCTGGCCTCACCCGATACGCCGCCCGCCGCTGAAACCGCCACGGAAATGCAGGACAGTGCCTCGCGCGGTAACCTTTCGATTCTCGTTGCCGAGGATAACGACATCAACGCGCTGCTGGTGCAGGCGCTTTTGGCACGGATGGGTCATCGGGTGACCGTGGTCAGCGACGGCGCGGTCGCGGTGAACGCGGTCGCAAGCGCACACACCATGAACGCCGCTTACGATCTGGTCCTGATGGACCTGCACCTCCCCGGCATGGACGGGCTGGAAGCGGCGCGGCGCATCCGCGCACTGGGCGACCCTGCCGGTCGCATCCCGGTCGTGGCGCTCACCGCCAACGCTTTCGAGGAAGACCGGGCGGCGGCGCTGGCCGCGGGGATGAACGGCTTCGTGGTAAAGCCGGTCGAGCGGCGGGGGCTGGAAGCGGCCATCCGCGAGGCCTGCGGCATGAGCGCGGAAGCGGTCGAATCTGCCGCTTAG